A genomic segment from Psychrobacter arcticus 273-4 encodes:
- a CDS encoding glycosyltransferase, producing the protein MKWGEKYGPEYVNRLYNMVSRHLTLDFQMVCLTDDSTGIDPAVICHPIPELNLPAGPERGWKKLTTFKPELYNLKGVALFLDIDIVIVDNIDGFFTYEAEHEDSVVIIRDWKKPWRMIGNSSVYRFNIGMGTYPDLLANFERNFETIRTQVRHEQAYLSNYLREHHHLEYWNKDWCVSFKYQCIAPIPFNLVRAPTLPDGAKIVVFHGEINPPDAINGGGGKWYRHVKPSPWLKEYWV; encoded by the coding sequence ATGAAATGGGGCGAAAAATATGGTCCTGAATACGTCAATCGCTTGTATAATATGGTCAGCCGTCATCTGACCTTAGATTTTCAGATGGTTTGCTTAACCGATGATAGTACTGGTATCGATCCTGCCGTTATCTGCCACCCTATCCCTGAGCTCAATCTGCCTGCTGGACCTGAACGTGGCTGGAAAAAGCTGACAACCTTTAAGCCTGAATTGTATAACCTCAAAGGCGTCGCCTTGTTTTTAGATATTGATATCGTTATCGTTGACAATATCGATGGCTTTTTCACTTATGAAGCTGAACACGAGGATAGCGTGGTTATTATTCGTGATTGGAAAAAACCTTGGCGTATGATTGGTAATAGCTCAGTCTATCGCTTTAATATCGGCATGGGCACTTATCCTGATTTGCTGGCAAACTTTGAGCGTAACTTTGAGACGATTCGTACTCAAGTACGTCATGAGCAAGCGTATTTGTCTAATTATTTACGTGAGCATCATCATCTGGAGTATTGGAACAAAGACTGGTGTGTGAGTTTTAAATACCAATGTATTGCGCCTATTCCATTTAATCTAGTACGGGCACCTACGTTGCCAGATGGTGCTAAAATCGTCGTTTTTCATGGTGAGATTAATCCGCCAGACGCTATCAATGGCGGCGGCGGTAAATGGTATCGTCATGTCAAACCGAGTCCTTGGTTGAAGGAGTATTGGGTATGA
- a CDS encoding lysophospholipid acyltransferase family protein, whose amino-acid sequence MNPYHIFKIVPLSVLQMLARFVAWIILRMPSASIMRTVKINIALIAPRLSDLQKQALTKEIIYHQCLTSIESIKSWAMPPEWSIAQIRDVHNKDILLEGLASPNGMLAIVPHLGTWEMMNAWLNQFGSPTIMYKPVEGTFANEFILQGRSRLNATLVPTDGSGVKAVFKTLKQGGFSIVLPDHVPDLSGGVVVPFFGIETLTSTLASKLASKTKCALVGLACIRRDDGHGFDIYCYKLDDPALYDRHAETAAQALNQAMQQMIEDNYSHYMWGYRRFKHIPNLGNPYQKDKADLKAFIQAHHSIGSGRYNYDNDVSDNAKLDNDK is encoded by the coding sequence ATGAATCCGTATCATATTTTCAAAATCGTGCCATTATCTGTCTTGCAGATGCTGGCACGTTTTGTTGCGTGGATAATCTTAAGAATGCCAAGCGCTAGTATCATGCGCACGGTCAAAATCAATATAGCGCTGATTGCGCCTAGGTTATCTGATTTGCAAAAACAAGCATTAACCAAAGAGATTATCTACCATCAATGCTTAACCAGCATTGAGTCAATCAAAAGCTGGGCCATGCCGCCTGAATGGAGTATCGCTCAGATTCGTGACGTCCATAATAAAGACATTTTATTAGAAGGACTGGCGAGTCCTAACGGCATGCTGGCAATCGTACCGCATCTCGGTACATGGGAGATGATGAACGCTTGGCTCAATCAGTTTGGCTCACCAACCATCATGTATAAGCCAGTTGAAGGTACGTTCGCTAATGAGTTTATCCTTCAAGGTCGTTCGCGTCTCAATGCCACTTTAGTTCCTACTGATGGTAGCGGTGTAAAAGCGGTATTCAAGACACTCAAACAGGGTGGCTTTAGTATTGTGTTGCCAGACCATGTCCCTGACCTTTCAGGCGGTGTGGTTGTGCCCTTTTTTGGCATTGAAACGTTAACCAGCACCCTTGCTTCAAAACTGGCGAGTAAAACCAAATGCGCACTGGTCGGATTGGCATGTATTCGCCGTGACGACGGGCATGGTTTTGATATTTATTGCTATAAACTCGATGACCCAGCGCTATATGACCGCCATGCCGAAACAGCTGCTCAGGCACTTAACCAAGCCATGCAACAGATGATTGAGGATAATTATAGTCATTATATGTGGGGCTATCGACGTTTTAAGCATATACCAAATTTAGGCAATCCTTACCAAAAGGATAAAGCAGATTTAAAAGCTTTTATTCAAGCTCACCATTCTATCGGTTCTGGTCGCTATAATTATGATAACGATGTCAGTGATAACGCTAAGCTCGATAATGATAAGTAA
- a CDS encoding glycosyltransferase family 2 protein has translation MIVKNEAKNLAVTLPSLQGLADEIIVLDSGSTDNSRQLVEQYGGTWYVSTDWQGFGKQRQLAQSYATGDWIFALDADEEVTPQLKESILKIINQKPENKVYGIKRIDCIFGHEIDPSYWAIKAHWRLYPRHFSYNDNLVHESVVLNNANTETLDGFMRHHTAETPLFWLQKRLDYAKAWAEDRHAKGKKVSFYKVILNPLWAFIKQYLIDGRFLKGKYGLIYSLLFTQYTFNKYAILYDLTHNQAEQAFIKSLETSKDLQPVNVSNKQSSLSLVMIVKNEAKHLEACLKTVQDIVDEIIILDSGSTDGTETIARQYGAKWYVNEEWQGFGKQRQLAQSYATCDYVLVLDADERLENDLRHSIVRLLNEPLQTDKVFSVARVNQFCGVEVQKRMWYTDKLARLYANGLFKYSDLDVHESLDQKGVPSEVLQGYLLHITNDNLHHFLMKNVRYSHDWAREKHHKGKKITLLGVLLRSWFSFFREYIMRADILGGAYGYILAFASLGYTMDKYIMLWQLNQGKD, from the coding sequence ATGATAGTTAAAAATGAAGCCAAAAATCTTGCCGTCACTTTACCTTCGTTGCAAGGATTGGCAGATGAAATTATTGTATTAGACTCGGGCAGCACCGATAATAGCCGTCAGCTCGTAGAGCAATATGGCGGAACATGGTATGTCAGTACAGACTGGCAAGGATTTGGCAAACAACGTCAATTGGCACAGTCGTACGCGACCGGTGATTGGATTTTTGCGTTAGATGCTGATGAAGAGGTCACCCCTCAGCTTAAAGAGAGCATATTAAAAATTATCAATCAAAAACCTGAGAACAAAGTATACGGTATCAAACGTATTGATTGTATCTTTGGACATGAAATTGATCCCAGCTATTGGGCGATAAAAGCACACTGGCGCTTATATCCCCGTCATTTTTCTTATAATGATAATTTAGTCCATGAATCTGTCGTGCTAAATAATGCCAATACAGAAACGTTAGATGGCTTTATGCGTCATCATACTGCCGAGACGCCATTGTTTTGGCTACAAAAACGCTTAGATTATGCCAAGGCGTGGGCTGAGGATCGCCATGCAAAAGGTAAAAAAGTTAGCTTTTATAAAGTTATCTTAAATCCACTTTGGGCATTTATTAAGCAGTATCTAATAGATGGACGCTTCTTGAAAGGCAAATATGGACTGATATACTCGCTGCTATTTACCCAGTATACTTTTAATAAATACGCCATTTTATATGATCTAACCCACAATCAAGCAGAACAAGCATTTATAAAGTCTTTAGAGACATCTAAAGACTTACAGCCAGTCAACGTATCAAACAAGCAGAGCAGCTTGTCTTTGGTAATGATTGTAAAGAACGAAGCCAAGCATTTAGAAGCGTGTTTAAAAACAGTGCAAGATATCGTCGATGAAATTATTATTTTGGATTCTGGTAGCACAGATGGCACTGAAACGATTGCCCGACAGTATGGTGCTAAATGGTATGTCAATGAAGAGTGGCAAGGGTTTGGAAAACAGCGACAGTTGGCACAATCTTATGCTACTTGTGATTATGTTTTAGTACTAGATGCAGACGAGCGTCTAGAGAATGATTTAAGACACTCTATTGTCAGGTTGTTAAATGAGCCGCTACAGACTGATAAAGTATTTAGTGTGGCTCGAGTCAATCAGTTTTGCGGTGTCGAAGTACAAAAACGTATGTGGTATACAGACAAACTGGCACGATTATATGCCAATGGCTTATTTAAATACTCTGATTTAGACGTTCATGAATCGTTAGATCAAAAAGGCGTTCCAAGTGAGGTATTGCAGGGTTATCTATTGCACATCACTAATGATAATTTACACCATTTTTTGATGAAAAATGTGCGCTACAGTCATGATTGGGCAAGAGAAAAACATCATAAAGGAAAAAAGATAACACTTTTAGGCGTATTATTACGTTCTTGGTTTTCTTTCTTCCGTGAATACATCATGCGCGCTGACATACTAGGCGGGGCTTATGGTTATATTTTGGCTTTCGCCTCGCTTGGCTACACGATGGATAAATATATAATGCTTTGGCAGCTTAACCAAGGAAAAGATTGA
- the rfbA gene encoding glucose-1-phosphate thymidylyltransferase RfbA, which produces MIQTNRKGIILAGGSGSRLHPITLGTSKQLLPIYDKPMIYYPLSVLMLAGIREILIISTPEDLPNFEKLLGNGDDLGIKLSYKVQPSPDGLAQAFILGEEFIGDDNVCLVLGDNIFYGQSFSQQLLRATEQETGATVFGYYVSDPERFGVVEFDQDGKALSIEEKPNHPKSHYAVTGLYFYDNQVVDIAKNVQPSHRGELEITDINNAYLEQQQLNVELLGRGFAWLDTGTHDSLLEAGQFVQTIEHRQGLKVACLEEISYHNGWIDDAQLLERANFFKKTGYGHYLLKLHQEHQH; this is translated from the coding sequence ATGATTCAAACTAACCGTAAAGGGATTATTCTTGCTGGGGGCTCCGGTTCACGATTGCACCCTATCACTCTAGGCACATCGAAACAGCTTCTTCCGATATATGATAAGCCCATGATTTACTATCCTTTATCGGTACTGATGCTCGCAGGTATTCGAGAAATTTTAATCATATCCACTCCTGAAGACTTACCAAACTTTGAAAAGCTACTTGGTAATGGCGATGATTTAGGGATAAAACTATCTTATAAAGTCCAGCCTTCACCTGATGGCCTAGCTCAAGCATTCATATTGGGCGAAGAGTTTATTGGTGACGATAATGTTTGCTTAGTATTAGGAGATAACATCTTCTACGGGCAAAGCTTTAGCCAGCAATTACTTCGAGCGACTGAACAAGAAACAGGAGCGACAGTATTCGGTTACTATGTAAGTGATCCTGAGCGTTTTGGGGTAGTAGAGTTTGACCAAGATGGCAAAGCACTAAGTATTGAAGAGAAGCCAAATCATCCTAAGTCACATTATGCAGTGACGGGTTTATATTTTTATGACAATCAAGTGGTAGATATTGCTAAAAATGTACAACCCTCCCATCGAGGTGAATTAGAGATTACTGACATTAACAATGCTTACTTAGAACAACAGCAACTTAATGTAGAACTTCTAGGGCGTGGTTTTGCTTGGTTAGATACGGGCACTCACGATTCATTACTAGAGGCTGGACAATTTGTGCAAACTATTGAGCATCGTCAAGGCCTTAAAGTAGCCTGTCTTGAAGAAATCTCTTATCACAACGGTTGGATTGACGACGCACAATTGCTAGAACGTGCCAATTTTTTCAAAAAAACAGGTTACGGGCATTATTTGCTAAAACTACACCAAGAGCATCAACACTAA
- the rfbD gene encoding dTDP-4-dehydrorhamnose reductase has translation MKIVLLGKNGQVGWELQRALQPLGHVISLDRQMNDNGLCGDITNFTAIEQLYATIEPDVVINAAAYTTVDKAESDYKQADLINHLAVKHLADMSKHFNSLLINYSSDYVFDGTLDTPWSETDDRMPINNYGRTKYDGEMALEKSGARFINFRTSWVYGTHGNNFIKTMLKLAQSKEELNIIADQIGAPTGAALIADITAQALRYYLLNKQPSSLHGHYNLAAKGECSWFDYAEFIFATAQKNIGTELLIKQLNPIPTSQYPTPAKRPLNSRLNTEKLQTHFQLHLPHWQQGVAQVLGELLL, from the coding sequence ATGAAAATTGTATTACTGGGTAAAAATGGTCAAGTTGGCTGGGAGTTACAGCGTGCTCTGCAACCGTTAGGACACGTTATTTCACTAGATCGTCAAATGAATGATAATGGGTTGTGTGGTGATATAACCAACTTTACCGCTATAGAACAGCTCTATGCTACCATAGAGCCTGATGTAGTTATCAACGCAGCCGCTTATACCACTGTAGATAAAGCTGAAAGTGATTATAAACAGGCTGATTTAATAAACCATTTAGCTGTTAAACATTTAGCTGATATGTCTAAGCATTTTAATAGCTTGCTGATTAATTACTCTAGTGATTATGTGTTTGATGGTACGCTAGACACGCCTTGGTCAGAAACAGATGATAGAATGCCCATAAATAATTATGGCAGGACTAAGTATGATGGAGAAATGGCTTTAGAGAAAAGTGGTGCAAGATTTATTAACTTTCGCACCAGTTGGGTATATGGCACCCATGGTAATAACTTTATTAAAACCATGCTAAAGCTTGCTCAAAGCAAAGAAGAGCTTAACATCATCGCTGACCAAATTGGCGCGCCAACTGGAGCCGCTTTGATTGCTGATATTACTGCACAAGCACTACGTTACTATTTACTAAACAAACAACCCAGTAGTCTACATGGACACTATAACTTAGCAGCAAAAGGTGAATGTTCATGGTTTGATTATGCTGAGTTTATCTTTGCGACCGCACAAAAAAATATCGGTACAGAACTACTCATAAAGCAGCTGAATCCTATTCCAACATCACAATACCCTACCCCTGCAAAACGTCCGCTCAACTCACGTTTAAATACTGAAAAACTACAAACCCACTTCCAACTGCACTTGCCACATTGGCAACAAGGTGTTGCTCAAGTATTAGGAGAGCTATTGCTATGA
- the aspS gene encoding aspartate--tRNA ligase, with amino-acid sequence MTHSEYRDEYCGAVTESLIEQTISVVGWVHRRRDHGGVIFLDMRDRAGILQVVVDPDTPEAFATADAVRPEYVLKITGRVRRRYEGTENANMTSGHIELLAKEIEVLAKSETPPFPLNDEKSTVSEDLRLKYRYLDMRRPQMQDRMVFRAKATSAIRRYLDDHGFLDVETPILTRATPEGARDYLVPSRTRPGNFFALPQSPQLFKQLLMVAGFDRYYQIAKCFRDEDLRADRQPEFTQVDIETSFLNEEEIMNINEGLIKHVFKTMMDVEFEKFPRMTYAEAMRDYASDKPDLRIPLKLIDVADLMKDVDFKVFAGPANDPKGRVAALRIPGGASLSRKQIDAYTKFVGIYGARGLAYIKVNDASNINNGVDKESGLQSPIIKNMTDDVLVSLIERTGAESNDIIFFGADKASVVNDAIGALRQKIGLDLEMTTCEWAPLWVTDFPMFEETEDGRWTSMHHPFTKPKGSVEELKTNPESALSIAYDMVLNGTEVGGGSLRINTLEMQTAVFEALGIDDQEAEDKFGFLLDALKFGAPPHGGLAFGLDRLIMLMVGASSIRDVIAFPKTKTAECPLTQAPAEVNTKQLRELGIRVREKVQADTSKPAE; translated from the coding sequence ATGACGCATAGCGAATACCGAGACGAATATTGCGGAGCCGTAACCGAGAGCTTAATTGAGCAAACCATTAGTGTCGTAGGCTGGGTACATCGTCGTCGCGATCACGGTGGCGTAATTTTCTTAGACATGCGTGACCGCGCTGGTATCTTGCAGGTCGTTGTCGATCCTGATACCCCAGAAGCGTTTGCTACTGCTGACGCGGTACGTCCTGAATATGTACTAAAAATCACAGGTCGTGTTCGTCGCCGTTATGAAGGCACTGAAAACGCTAATATGACCAGTGGCCATATCGAGCTATTGGCCAAAGAAATTGAAGTGCTGGCAAAGTCTGAAACTCCGCCGTTCCCATTGAATGATGAGAAAAGTACGGTATCAGAAGATTTGCGTCTCAAATATCGCTATCTTGATATGCGCCGTCCACAAATGCAAGATCGCATGGTATTCCGTGCTAAAGCCACCTCAGCGATTCGTCGTTATTTAGATGATCATGGCTTTTTAGACGTAGAAACCCCTATCTTGACTCGTGCAACGCCAGAAGGCGCGCGTGATTATCTGGTCCCTTCACGTACACGTCCGGGTAACTTCTTTGCCTTACCGCAGTCGCCACAGCTGTTTAAACAGTTATTGATGGTGGCAGGTTTTGACCGCTATTATCAAATCGCTAAGTGCTTCCGTGATGAAGATTTACGTGCTGATCGTCAGCCTGAATTTACCCAAGTCGATATTGAGACTTCTTTCTTAAATGAAGAAGAAATCATGAATATCAACGAAGGTCTGATTAAGCATGTCTTTAAGACGATGATGGACGTTGAGTTTGAGAAATTCCCACGTATGACTTATGCTGAAGCCATGCGTGATTATGCCTCAGACAAGCCTGATTTACGTATTCCGCTTAAATTGATTGACGTTGCTGACTTGATGAAAGACGTTGATTTTAAAGTCTTTGCCGGTCCTGCTAACGATCCTAAAGGTCGTGTTGCTGCGCTACGCATACCAGGCGGCGCTTCATTAAGTCGTAAGCAAATCGATGCTTATACCAAGTTCGTTGGTATCTATGGTGCACGTGGTTTGGCTTATATTAAAGTCAACGATGCCAGCAACATCAATAACGGCGTGGATAAAGAATCTGGTCTACAATCTCCTATCATTAAGAATATGACTGATGATGTATTGGTAAGCCTGATTGAGCGTACTGGTGCAGAAAGCAATGATATTATCTTCTTTGGTGCGGATAAAGCCAGTGTGGTGAATGATGCCATCGGTGCATTACGTCAGAAGATTGGTCTAGATCTAGAGATGACCACTTGTGAGTGGGCTCCACTTTGGGTAACTGACTTTCCGATGTTTGAAGAAACTGAAGATGGGCGCTGGACATCAATGCATCATCCGTTTACTAAGCCAAAAGGTTCAGTTGAAGAATTAAAAACCAATCCTGAATCTGCCCTTTCTATCGCTTATGACATGGTATTAAACGGTACTGAAGTTGGCGGTGGTAGTTTACGTATCAATACGCTTGAAATGCAAACGGCCGTGTTTGAAGCATTGGGTATCGATGATCAGGAAGCAGAAGACAAATTTGGCTTCTTGCTTGACGCGTTAAAATTTGGCGCGCCGCCGCATGGTGGTTTGGCATTTGGTTTGGATCGCTTAATCATGCTTATGGTAGGCGCAAGCTCTATCCGTGACGTGATTGCTTTCCCAAAAACTAAAACTGCTGAGTGTCCATTAACACAAGCACCGGCTGAGGTGAATACTAAGCAGCTACGTGAGCTTGGTATCCGTGTCCGTGAAAAAGTACAAGCTGACACCAGCAAGCCTGCTGAATAA
- the sohB gene encoding protease SohB: MLFNPSKNPVELRVIHLNKNQEQRREDLMEATQGKAALKQFKKTLAKKAKQALKTKNKKKNSDSKQQIFVLDFDGDIKATAVKHLREEISTLISTANKGDEVVVRLESGGGVVHGYGLAAAQLARLKDAGLKLTVCVDKVAASGGYMMACVADNIVAAPFAIIGSIGVVSQLPNFHKWLKNHDVDYEMFTAGDYKRTVTVFGENDDKDRAKYQEELEQTHELFKHFVNRYRGMLDVDKVATGEHWYGEDALHLNLVDKLQTSDSYLLERMENSEVYALHSRQKPTLAEKLGLSQAAEATLSMAIDKLPDALARFDFNSRLNILK; the protein is encoded by the coding sequence ATGCTTTTCAATCCTTCTAAAAACCCTGTCGAGTTAAGAGTTATACATCTGAATAAAAACCAAGAGCAGCGCCGTGAAGATCTGATGGAAGCGACTCAAGGTAAAGCTGCCCTCAAACAATTCAAAAAAACGCTGGCAAAGAAAGCAAAACAAGCCCTAAAAACCAAAAATAAGAAAAAAAATAGCGATAGTAAGCAACAAATTTTTGTACTCGACTTTGATGGCGATATCAAAGCAACTGCTGTCAAACATCTACGTGAAGAGATTAGCACGCTTATCAGCACGGCGAATAAAGGCGATGAAGTGGTGGTGCGTCTGGAGTCGGGCGGCGGCGTAGTACACGGTTATGGTTTAGCGGCAGCACAATTGGCTCGTTTAAAAGATGCCGGTTTGAAACTCACCGTATGCGTCGATAAGGTCGCAGCCAGTGGTGGCTATATGATGGCCTGTGTAGCGGACAATATTGTGGCGGCACCATTTGCAATTATTGGCTCTATTGGTGTGGTATCACAATTACCTAACTTCCATAAATGGCTCAAAAATCATGATGTCGACTATGAGATGTTTACCGCTGGTGATTATAAACGTACCGTGACCGTATTCGGTGAAAATGACGACAAAGATCGTGCCAAATATCAAGAAGAGCTAGAGCAAACGCACGAGTTATTTAAGCACTTCGTCAATCGTTACCGCGGTATGCTTGATGTAGATAAAGTCGCGACAGGCGAGCATTGGTATGGTGAAGATGCGCTGCATTTGAACTTGGTGGATAAATTACAAACATCAGACAGTTATCTGTTAGAGCGTATGGAAAACAGCGAAGTGTATGCATTGCATTCACGCCAAAAGCCAACACTTGCAGAAAAGCTAGGTCTGTCACAAGCGGCAGAAGCAACACTCAGTATGGCGATTGATAAACTACCAGATGCGCTAGCACGGTTTGACTTTAATAGTCGTTTAAATATTTTAAAATAG
- a CDS encoding glycosyltransferase family 25 protein: MQNHVISLTTATDRRQHITQEFTKQNISFEFFDALIPDLAHTYAQTLPIDLENIALTGGELACFMSHASVWQQMIDQNIPYLAIFEDDVYLGEDAEALLTTTSWIKPEWHIIKIEAFSEKVFLSSNSSKIISDRRCIAQLKGRNLGTAGYILSLRGAQVYLDYISKNKLRPLDELMFDDFIKHGAEPVYQMTPALCIQEMLLNKGNPSLPSALIKDRQGRMKSEKKPAMFKAKREINRIGMKIKKAIFAAEVVFK; encoded by the coding sequence ATGCAGAACCATGTCATTAGCCTAACAACCGCGACTGATCGTCGTCAGCATATAACTCAAGAATTTACAAAGCAAAACATCTCTTTTGAGTTTTTTGATGCCTTAATACCAGACTTGGCTCATACTTATGCTCAAACTTTGCCCATTGATTTAGAAAACATCGCTTTGACTGGTGGCGAATTGGCATGTTTTATGAGCCATGCTTCCGTTTGGCAACAAATGATTGATCAAAACATACCTTATTTAGCTATTTTTGAAGACGATGTATATTTAGGTGAAGATGCAGAAGCGCTATTAACCACCACGAGTTGGATAAAACCTGAATGGCATATTATTAAAATAGAAGCCTTTTCTGAAAAAGTCTTTTTGTCTTCCAATTCCTCTAAAATTATCTCAGATAGGCGGTGCATTGCCCAATTAAAAGGGAGAAATTTAGGTACCGCAGGTTATATTTTGTCATTGCGTGGTGCGCAAGTATATTTGGACTATATCTCAAAAAACAAACTGCGACCGCTTGATGAGTTAATGTTTGACGATTTTATCAAACATGGCGCTGAACCCGTCTATCAAATGACCCCTGCCCTATGTATTCAAGAAATGCTTTTAAATAAAGGCAATCCCTCGCTCCCAAGTGCGCTAATTAAAGATCGCCAAGGCCGTATGAAGTCAGAGAAAAAACCTGCTATGTTTAAAGCGAAGCGCGAAATTAACAGGATTGGGATGAAGATTAAGAAAGCCATATTTGCAGCAGAAGTAGTTTTTAAATAG
- the rfbC gene encoding dTDP-4-dehydrorhamnose 3,5-epimerase, which produces MNIIDTKIPELLILEPRVFEDDRGWFMESFNHKSFTTLLNERGFEAPNFVQDNHSSSQKGALRGLHYQLNPFAQAKLVRVVQGRAWDVAVDIRQHSPTFGQWVGIELTATNHRQFWIPAGFAHGFIALEDNTQFLYKTTSYYHKESERTILWNDDSLDINWPVEGLELKLTEKDHQGATFTQAIEIGDTF; this is translated from the coding sequence ATGAACATCATTGATACCAAGATACCAGAGCTATTAATCCTTGAGCCGCGCGTTTTTGAAGATGACCGTGGCTGGTTTATGGAAAGCTTTAATCACAAAAGCTTCACCACTTTATTAAACGAACGTGGGTTTGAAGCACCAAACTTCGTCCAAGATAATCATTCCAGCTCCCAAAAAGGAGCACTGCGCGGCTTACATTATCAGCTAAATCCTTTTGCTCAAGCCAAGCTAGTGCGAGTGGTACAAGGGCGGGCTTGGGATGTGGCGGTAGATATTCGTCAGCACTCACCTACTTTTGGACAGTGGGTAGGTATAGAGCTTACAGCAACCAATCATCGTCAGTTTTGGATACCGGCAGGATTTGCACATGGTTTTATCGCACTCGAAGACAACACTCAGTTTTTGTATAAAACCACTAGCTATTATCACAAAGAAAGTGAACGGACTATTCTATGGAATGATGATAGTTTAGATATTAACTGGCCAGTTGAAGGTTTAGAACTCAAATTAACTGAAAAAGATCATCAAGGCGCTACCTTCACACAAGCTATAGAGATAGGTGATACTTTTTAA
- the rfbB gene encoding dTDP-glucose 4,6-dehydratase gives MNILITGGAGFIGSAVIRHIITNTTDTVLNIDKLTYAGNLESLASVSDSTHYQFSQTDICDQPAIEAHFTDFQPDIVMHLAAESHVDRSITGSAAFMQTNIIGTHTLLEVARHYYETLSGDKKSNFRFHHISTDEVYGDLDNDDDLFTETTSYAPSSPYSASKASSDHLVRAWDRTYGLPVVITNCSNNYGPYHFPEKLIPLVILNALAGKPLPIYGNGQQIRDWLYVEDHARALYLVATEGKTGETYNIGGHNEHTNIEVVQTICALLEELAPNKPHGITSYAELITYVKDRPGHDLRYAIDASKIQQALGWTPQETFSSGLRQTVLWYLNNSEWVEHVQSGEYQHWVTQQYQ, from the coding sequence ATGAACATACTGATCACAGGCGGCGCAGGCTTTATCGGTTCAGCCGTTATCCGTCATATTATAACTAACACCACAGATACCGTTTTAAATATAGATAAGCTTACCTATGCTGGCAATCTAGAGTCGTTGGCTAGCGTATCAGACAGCACACACTATCAGTTTTCCCAAACAGATATTTGCGATCAACCAGCTATCGAAGCACACTTTACTGACTTTCAACCAGATATCGTGATGCACTTAGCAGCAGAATCGCACGTTGACCGTTCTATCACTGGTTCAGCTGCCTTCATGCAAACCAATATTATTGGCACGCATACCTTATTAGAAGTGGCTAGACATTACTATGAAACGCTAAGCGGCGATAAAAAAAGCAACTTCCGTTTTCATCATATATCTACTGATGAAGTCTATGGCGACTTAGACAATGATGATGATTTATTTACTGAAACCACCTCTTACGCGCCAAGCTCCCCCTACTCAGCCAGCAAGGCCAGCTCAGACCATCTCGTACGTGCTTGGGATCGAACTTACGGCTTACCAGTGGTAATTACCAATTGCTCTAATAACTACGGTCCTTATCATTTCCCAGAAAAACTAATACCTTTAGTCATTCTAAACGCATTAGCAGGTAAACCTCTACCTATATACGGCAATGGGCAACAGATTCGAGATTGGTTATATGTTGAAGATCATGCCCGTGCCTTATACTTGGTCGCTACCGAAGGTAAAACAGGTGAAACTTATAATATTGGTGGACACAACGAGCATACCAATATTGAAGTCGTGCAAACGATCTGTGCGTTATTAGAAGAACTGGCACCGAATAAACCGCACGGTATTACAAGTTATGCTGAGCTTATTACCTATGTGAAAGACCGCCCTGGACATGACTTGCGTTATGCCATTGACGCCAGTAAAATTCAGCAAGCATTAGGATGGACACCACAAGAAACATTCAGTTCAGGTTTACGCCAAACTGTCTTATGGTATCTGAATAATTCAGAGTGGGTTGAGCATGTGCAAAGTGGTGAGTATCAACACTGGGTAACTCAGCAGTATCAATAA